One region of Bacteroidales bacterium genomic DNA includes:
- a CDS encoding TonB-dependent receptor translates to MKKAWLFGFFHAMVISAWGQFALHGTVKSTDGDPLAGASIVVEQTFHGTSAGPDGSFTIQKLKPGTVSLRVSFLGYATAIREVTVPYEGELSFVLEPSPVLADEVVVKATRMAGKTPSAVTLISREEIQQNNIGQDMPFLLSLTPSLVPTSDAGNGIGYTNFRIRGSDAYRMNVTVNGIPLNDAESQGVWWIDLPDIAASTENIYIQRGVGPSTNGAGAFGATISLQTNTLRPDAYATVDLGRGSYNTRRTSLSLGSGLINRHFTFDARLSRIHSDGYIDRAFSNLDSWFVSGAWYGQGQIIRLNVFSGNERTYQAWYGVEKSILDTNRRYNPYTYDNETDNYRQTHYQLIWSREFSRHFYLNAALHYTAGKGYYEQYKKDRYLPDYGMTPIVTSDTVFDISDLIQQKWMDNDFYGAVLSFHYRTGKIEAIAGGGINNYLGNHFGKVIWAQYAGENPIRHEWYRNKGDKLDYNTYVKVNYQINSSLSLFADLQFRGIAYRLKGIDDYRDNNGQPVDIQQTHDYRFINPKAGIFWTISPGQDFYFTFSTGQREPTRQNYLDATPSSVKPRPELLFDYETGANISGARWKANINLFYMDYRNQLVYTGKLNDVAYPIMTNVPSSYRTGVEMAVTARPAGWVTWQGNLALSRNKIRNFTEYADYYDADYNYLGNKPKDLGETDISYSPSITGASNLEFQFLKNASVTLTNRYVGSQYFDNTSSRERMIDAYFVSDLRLAYNLHPRSLKNIALQFQIVNLFNELYESNAYGGNWYVDGREQTWAYYFPQAERHFLAGVRFEF, encoded by the coding sequence ATGAAAAAAGCATGGTTATTTGGCTTTTTCCATGCCATGGTTATTTCGGCGTGGGGACAATTCGCTCTGCATGGAACCGTCAAAAGCACTGACGGAGATCCTCTGGCGGGGGCAAGCATCGTTGTTGAACAGACGTTTCACGGAACCTCAGCAGGTCCTGATGGTTCTTTTACAATTCAAAAACTGAAGCCCGGAACGGTTTCCCTCCGGGTGTCCTTTCTTGGCTACGCAACAGCTATCAGGGAAGTAACGGTTCCGTATGAAGGAGAACTGTCCTTCGTACTGGAACCTTCGCCGGTTCTGGCCGATGAGGTGGTAGTAAAGGCAACACGGATGGCAGGAAAAACTCCTTCGGCAGTAACCCTCATCAGCAGGGAAGAAATTCAGCAAAACAATATCGGCCAGGATATGCCCTTCCTGCTTTCGCTCACTCCTTCGCTGGTTCCGACATCTGATGCCGGAAACGGAATAGGATACACCAATTTCCGAATCCGGGGTTCCGATGCATACCGGATGAACGTGACGGTGAATGGCATTCCCCTCAATGATGCCGAGTCACAGGGTGTATGGTGGATCGATCTTCCCGACATTGCCGCCTCGACCGAAAACATTTATATTCAGCGGGGTGTAGGGCCTTCTACCAACGGAGCAGGAGCATTTGGTGCGACCATCAGCCTTCAGACAAATACCCTGCGGCCCGATGCTTATGCTACCGTCGATCTGGGAAGAGGTTCCTACAATACACGCCGCACCTCATTGTCACTTGGCAGTGGCCTTATCAACAGACATTTTACCTTCGATGCCCGCCTTTCCAGAATTCATTCAGACGGCTACATCGACCGGGCTTTCAGCAACCTCGACTCCTGGTTTGTATCCGGGGCATGGTATGGCCAGGGCCAGATTATCAGACTGAATGTTTTTTCGGGGAACGAACGCACTTATCAGGCATGGTATGGAGTGGAAAAATCCATCCTCGATACCAACCGCCGGTATAATCCCTATACCTACGACAACGAAACCGACAATTACCGGCAAACACATTACCAGCTTATCTGGTCAAGGGAATTTTCACGGCATTTTTATCTGAATGCCGCCCTGCATTACACTGCCGGGAAAGGTTACTACGAACAGTACAAAAAAGACCGTTACCTTCCCGATTACGGGATGACCCCAATCGTGACGTCTGATACGGTTTTCGATATTTCCGACCTCATCCAGCAAAAATGGATGGATAACGATTTCTATGGAGCGGTTCTCTCGTTTCATTATCGCACAGGCAAAATAGAAGCCATTGCCGGCGGAGGAATAAACAATTATCTGGGCAACCACTTCGGAAAGGTTATCTGGGCGCAGTATGCCGGTGAAAACCCCATCCGCCACGAATGGTACCGGAACAAAGGAGACAAACTCGATTACAATACCTATGTAAAAGTAAATTACCAGATCAATTCCTCCCTGTCGTTGTTTGCCGATCTTCAGTTCAGAGGCATTGCCTATCGTCTGAAAGGAATCGACGACTACCGGGACAACAATGGCCAGCCTGTCGATATTCAACAAACCCATGACTACCGGTTTATCAATCCGAAGGCCGGAATCTTCTGGACAATTTCACCGGGTCAGGATTTCTATTTTACCTTTTCCACCGGCCAAAGGGAACCCACACGGCAAAATTACCTCGATGCCACCCCATCCTCCGTCAAACCCAGACCGGAACTCCTGTTCGACTACGAAACCGGGGCCAACATCAGCGGTGCCAGATGGAAGGCAAATATCAACCTCTTTTACATGGACTACCGTAACCAACTGGTCTATACCGGAAAACTTAATGATGTGGCGTATCCCATCATGACCAATGTTCCCAGCAGTTATCGCACCGGAGTTGAGATGGCAGTTACAGCACGGCCGGCGGGCTGGGTTACCTGGCAGGGAAATCTGGCACTAAGCAGGAACAAAATCAGAAACTTTACCGAATACGCCGATTACTATGATGCCGATTACAACTACCTGGGCAACAAACCCAAAGACCTTGGCGAAACCGACATTTCCTATTCTCCTTCCATAACAGGAGCTTCGAACCTGGAATTTCAGTTTCTGAAAAACGCTTCCGTCACTTTGACAAACCGGTATGTTGGTTCGCAGTATTTCGACAATACTTCCAGCAGGGAACGGATGATTGACGCGTATTTTGTCAGCGACCTGCGGCTTGCGTACAACCTGCATCCGCGTTCCCTGAAAAATATAGCTCTTCAGTTTCAGATTGTCAATCTCTTTAATGAACTTTACGAAAGCAACGCCTACGGAGGCAACTGGTATGTTGATGGCCGTGAGCAGACATGGGCCTATTATTTCCCTCAGGCAGAGCGGCATTTTCTGGCAGGTGTCCGGTTTGAATTTTAA
- a CDS encoding NAD(P)H-hydrate dehydratase codes for MKVFTVQQIRELDAFTIAHESIASVELMERAAAGCTLWLTSHFPPETSFLIFSGAGNNGGDGLAIARQLFYRGCRVTVCIPEMGLRHSDDFEANFERLKKIPRIEILQPSRAEDLPVPGNGTVVIDALFGSGLSRPLSGFAALVVDHINRHSTCTVAIDIPSGLFGEDNGNNPGEAIIRACHTLSFQFPKLAFFFAENYEFTGKWHIIPIGLHEDAIRNTDTPYFFLAQADVRAWVRPRGTFSHKGTYGHALIIAGSHGMMGAAVLAARSAARAGAGLVTSHLPASSEMIMQVSAPEVIISIDPSKEVFSRVPEIGKYTAVAIGPGLGTRKETKEAFVSLLSAWRRPMVLDADALNMLAADASLLELVPENSILTPHPKEFVRLFGLWENPWERLQKAREIASRYRIILVMKGAYTAIVCPDQTVWFNSTGNPGMATGGSGDVLTGIIAGLLAQEYPPPDAARLGVFVHGLAGDLAARKTGQHALLAGDIVNHLGEAFLLLEKEK; via the coding sequence ATGAAAGTTTTTACAGTACAACAAATACGGGAACTGGATGCTTTTACCATTGCCCATGAATCGATTGCATCCGTTGAGCTCATGGAAAGAGCAGCAGCAGGCTGTACCCTCTGGCTCACCAGCCATTTCCCCCCGGAAACTTCTTTTCTTATTTTCTCCGGTGCAGGAAACAACGGTGGAGACGGTCTGGCAATAGCCCGTCAGTTGTTCTACAGAGGTTGCAGGGTTACGGTTTGCATTCCGGAAATGGGTCTGAGGCATTCTGATGATTTTGAAGCGAATTTTGAGAGGCTGAAAAAAATTCCCCGCATTGAGATTCTTCAACCTTCCCGTGCAGAGGATCTTCCAGTTCCCGGCAACGGCACGGTAGTTATTGATGCCCTGTTTGGTTCTGGGCTATCCCGTCCCCTCTCCGGTTTCGCTGCACTGGTGGTAGACCATATCAACCGTCACAGCACCTGCACCGTTGCTATTGATATTCCTTCGGGCCTTTTTGGGGAAGACAATGGGAACAACCCCGGAGAAGCAATTATAAGAGCCTGTCATACCCTGAGTTTCCAGTTTCCGAAGCTGGCATTCTTTTTTGCCGAGAACTATGAATTCACGGGAAAATGGCACATCATTCCCATAGGCCTTCATGAGGACGCCATCCGGAATACGGATACCCCCTATTTCTTTCTAGCCCAAGCAGATGTTAGGGCATGGGTCAGGCCGCGGGGTACTTTTTCGCACAAAGGCACTTATGGTCATGCCCTGATAATTGCCGGAAGCCATGGAATGATGGGAGCGGCTGTGCTGGCGGCACGGTCGGCGGCACGGGCCGGAGCGGGGCTGGTTACCTCCCACCTGCCCGCATCATCTGAAATGATCATGCAGGTTTCAGCCCCCGAAGTTATTATCAGCATTGACCCGTCGAAAGAAGTGTTTTCCCGCGTGCCCGAAATTGGCAAATATACTGCAGTAGCTATAGGCCCGGGCCTGGGCACCCGCAAAGAAACAAAAGAAGCCTTCGTTTCCCTGCTCTCTGCATGGCGCAGGCCGATGGTACTTGATGCAGATGCACTGAATATGCTGGCAGCCGACGCTTCCCTCCTGGAGCTTGTACCCGAAAACAGCATTCTGACGCCCCACCCCAAGGAATTTGTCAGGTTGTTCGGCCTGTGGGAAAATCCATGGGAACGTCTGCAAAAAGCCCGGGAAATTGCTTCCCGGTACCGTATTATTCTGGTAATGAAAGGCGCCTATACTGCCATTGTCTGTCCCGACCAAACCGTCTGGTTCAACAGTACCGGAAATCCGGGCATGGCCACCGGAGGAAGCGGAGACGTACTTACCGGTATCATTGCCGGGCTCCTGGCACAAGAATATCCGCCACCGGATGCAGCCCGGCTGGGTGTATTCGTTCACGGACTTGCCGGAGACCTTGCCGCCCGCAAAACAGGACAGCATGCCTTACTTGCCGGAGACATTGTGAACCACCTGGGAGAAGCATTTCTCCTGCTGGAAAAAGAAAAGTAG
- a CDS encoding DUF4831 family protein, whose amino-acid sequence MTIRTIFPFAVIIILATATSCYQTTRISSVPAQEAIPAASGIYYSLPFTTFVIRVETEQTLFIPGPYAAYAEKYLGIKDARTDFLENWKITNVQFETAVTSDPSQWYFLKWNTRCPLPALYRQLAEQGMILDSPGKNNITAFLPKASGDIALLQPVFSDVSYTDYFVEKTDTLYKTIFQDSVFVKMPVFRKHVQQKNLEEKASEAAHLIHKLRKRRFKIAAADYNVLPQGEAMKAAFDELNRTEEMYLSLFTGKTISRKYVKTFLYTPSKDQPLETVLARFSSASGWAEEKADDALPLRIVMVPSERNLPGTVSEKEKKKKDGENTIYYRLPLPSEIRLFLGPDLIFQTGTSVYQMGTLTGAKVHQNIFCR is encoded by the coding sequence ATGACAATACGTACCATTTTTCCCTTTGCAGTAATTATCATCCTGGCAACAGCAACATCCTGTTACCAGACAACCAGGATTTCTTCCGTGCCGGCGCAGGAAGCAATACCCGCTGCATCCGGAATTTACTATTCCCTGCCCTTTACAACATTTGTTATTCGGGTTGAAACGGAACAAACCCTTTTCATTCCCGGGCCTTATGCCGCTTATGCCGAAAAATACCTTGGCATAAAAGATGCCCGGACAGATTTCCTGGAAAACTGGAAAATCACCAACGTGCAATTTGAAACTGCCGTTACTTCCGATCCTTCTCAGTGGTACTTTCTGAAATGGAACACAAGGTGCCCCCTGCCGGCTCTTTACAGACAGCTTGCAGAGCAGGGGATGATTCTTGATTCGCCGGGGAAAAACAACATTACGGCTTTTCTCCCCAAGGCATCCGGAGACATCGCCCTTCTGCAACCGGTATTTTCTGATGTGTCATACACCGACTATTTTGTCGAAAAAACAGATACCCTGTACAAAACCATCTTTCAGGACTCGGTATTTGTCAAAATGCCGGTATTCCGCAAGCATGTTCAGCAAAAAAACCTGGAAGAGAAGGCTTCGGAAGCAGCCCATCTGATTCATAAATTGCGAAAACGCCGGTTCAAAATCGCCGCGGCCGATTATAATGTCCTTCCCCAGGGAGAAGCAATGAAGGCAGCCTTTGACGAACTCAACCGCACCGAAGAAATGTACCTTTCGTTGTTTACCGGTAAAACGATCTCACGGAAGTATGTAAAAACTTTCCTGTACACGCCTTCCAAAGACCAGCCTCTGGAAACCGTCCTGGCAAGATTTTCATCCGCTTCGGGCTGGGCTGAAGAAAAAGCTGACGATGCGCTTCCGCTGAGAATAGTCATGGTGCCCTCAGAAAGAAATCTTCCTGGAACAGTGTCCGAAAAGGAAAAGAAAAAGAAAGACGGAGAAAATACCATCTATTACCGTTTGCCGCTTCCTTCAGAAATCCGCTTGTTCCTCGGGCCTGATCTGATTTTCCAGACGGGCACATCCGTTTATCAGATGGGAACCCTAACCGGCGCTAAGGTTCATCAGAATATTTTCTGCCGGTAA
- a CDS encoding DUF255 domain-containing protein, protein MHKYLIISLIVFSFFFPGLLRAQTTEGKINWLTFEQAVELAKKNPRKILIDVYTDWCGWCKKMDAETFSHPVIVRYVNENFYAVKFNAEQREDVVFQNHTFKFISNGGRGYHELAAALLNNQLSYPSMAYLDENLQLLGAIPGFRQAKDLEPILKYIREDLYKKMAYDKFLQTFQGQVR, encoded by the coding sequence ATGCATAAATATCTTATAATCAGCCTTATAGTATTTTCTTTCTTTTTTCCCGGCCTTCTGAGGGCACAGACTACCGAAGGGAAAATCAACTGGCTTACTTTTGAGCAGGCGGTTGAACTGGCAAAAAAGAATCCCAGGAAAATCCTTATTGATGTTTACACCGACTGGTGCGGATGGTGCAAGAAAATGGATGCGGAAACTTTCAGTCATCCCGTGATTGTGCGGTATGTCAATGAGAACTTTTATGCCGTAAAGTTCAATGCTGAACAACGCGAGGATGTGGTCTTTCAGAATCATACGTTCAAATTTATCAGCAATGGCGGAAGAGGGTACCATGAACTGGCGGCAGCTCTGCTGAACAACCAGCTGTCCTATCCTTCCATGGCCTATCTGGATGAAAACCTTCAGCTGCTAGGTGCTATTCCCGGATTTCGTCAGGCAAAAGACCTGGAACCAATTCTGAAATATATCAGGGAAGACCTGTACAAAAAAATGGCCTACGATAAATTTCTTCAGACTTTCCAGGGGCAGGTCAGATAA
- a CDS encoding oligopeptide transporter, OPT family: MSEQKKFIPFVSAETRMAEFTLRALLIGLVLAVVLGAANAYLGLKAGMTIAATYPAAVIGMAILKAVRGSVLEENFARTVGSIGESVAAGAIFTLPAFFIAGIWDPFFTPGHYLTSTVILIAGGLLGIMFVALLRRVMVEDAELPFPESVAAAEIHKSGRSSGGGSKFLFSAMGIGALIQALGQTNFFKITYDKFITFKSQVINSTAIKVKGGALISTPGVSPAYMGVGYIIGPRLGALNFSGGLVAWGLLAPLVYFFISPYITPEYLSEWASNFIAAYPKYSMDEAIKMVSSPTYQISRIWLLIVRPVAIGGMLMAAMYTLYRMRKSLFAGISRSISDVKKAATGTTTSLRTEQDIKFSWIMAGIALVAITTFLITYFVFKTALFPAIVAATVLIILAFFFAAISGYLVGIMGSSNNPISGLTLTALLVTALILVAIGVNAQTGGVAAVLGVAAIVCVSAAVAGEMLQDLKAGHILGGTPWKMQVGDIIGVVLAGAVMFIVLDFLNRADIAQGMQQNYVGGFGSRNLSAPQAGLMAMLSRGIVGGDMTWPLVIFGMFFGFGLILMQVKSPMLVAVGMYLPLETTFAIFIGGLVRGIVDLMVEKRQLNPAQKARVENVGILLASGLIAGEALTGLAFAPFRIAGIDLSQKWYEPHVLIGLVIILLIGYLLVRVPLRNAGRPDEPAPPSAMM, translated from the coding sequence ATGTCAGAACAGAAAAAGTTTATTCCGTTTGTGTCGGCCGAAACAAGGATGGCCGAATTTACCCTGAGGGCATTGCTGATCGGACTGGTGCTGGCTGTGGTGCTGGGTGCCGCCAATGCATACCTTGGACTGAAAGCAGGGATGACGATTGCAGCCACCTACCCGGCTGCGGTGATAGGGATGGCCATTCTGAAGGCTGTCCGGGGATCGGTGCTGGAAGAAAACTTTGCCCGTACGGTGGGTTCCATTGGCGAATCGGTTGCTGCGGGAGCCATTTTCACTCTTCCGGCCTTTTTCATCGCCGGAATCTGGGATCCCTTCTTCACACCAGGACATTATCTGACTTCCACGGTTATTCTGATCGCAGGAGGCTTGCTGGGAATCATGTTTGTGGCCCTTCTGCGCCGGGTAATGGTTGAGGATGCCGAACTTCCCTTTCCCGAGAGTGTTGCAGCCGCTGAAATCCACAAGAGCGGCCGTTCAAGCGGAGGTGGTTCAAAATTCCTTTTCAGTGCCATGGGTATCGGAGCACTAATTCAGGCTCTGGGACAAACCAACTTTTTCAAAATCACCTATGACAAGTTTATCACCTTTAAAAGCCAGGTTATTAATAGTACCGCCATCAAAGTAAAGGGAGGCGCCCTGATCAGCACCCCGGGTGTCAGCCCGGCCTATATGGGGGTTGGGTATATTATCGGACCCCGGCTCGGTGCACTCAACTTCAGCGGCGGCCTCGTAGCATGGGGGTTGCTTGCCCCTCTGGTCTATTTCTTTATTTCCCCGTACATCACTCCTGAATACCTCAGCGAATGGGCGTCCAATTTTATTGCTGCCTATCCGAAATACTCCATGGACGAAGCCATAAAGATGGTTTCCTCTCCCACCTACCAGATTTCTCGTATCTGGCTTCTGATCGTACGTCCTGTGGCCATCGGAGGCATGCTGATGGCGGCCATGTACACCCTTTACCGCATGCGAAAAAGTCTGTTTGCCGGAATTTCCCGTTCCATCTCCGACGTTAAGAAAGCAGCTACCGGAACTACAACTTCCCTCCGCACGGAACAGGATATTAAGTTCTCATGGATCATGGCTGGTATAGCCCTGGTAGCAATTACCACCTTCCTGATCACCTATTTTGTTTTCAAAACTGCATTATTTCCTGCCATTGTGGCTGCCACGGTTTTGATCATCCTGGCATTTTTCTTTGCCGCCATATCCGGATACCTTGTTGGTATTATGGGTTCGAGCAACAACCCCATCAGCGGGCTTACCCTGACGGCACTGCTGGTTACAGCATTGATCCTTGTGGCCATTGGCGTGAATGCCCAGACAGGTGGGGTGGCAGCTGTGCTTGGTGTGGCAGCCATTGTTTGCGTTTCGGCAGCCGTTGCCGGCGAAATGCTGCAGGACCTTAAAGCCGGACATATCCTCGGAGGGACCCCCTGGAAAATGCAGGTGGGCGACATCATTGGCGTAGTGCTGGCAGGCGCTGTTATGTTTATCGTGCTCGACTTTCTGAACAGGGCTGATATTGCCCAGGGCATGCAGCAGAACTATGTAGGAGGCTTCGGAAGCCGCAACCTTTCAGCCCCCCAGGCAGGTCTGATGGCTATGCTCTCCCGTGGAATCGTGGGAGGAGATATGACCTGGCCCCTCGTTATTTTCGGCATGTTCTTCGGCTTCGGCCTCATCCTGATGCAGGTAAAAAGCCCCATGCTGGTTGCTGTGGGTATGTACCTCCCTCTGGAAACCACCTTCGCCATTTTCATCGGAGGCCTTGTGAGAGGGATTGTTGACCTTATGGTGGAAAAACGACAGCTGAACCCTGCTCAGAAAGCCCGTGTAGAAAACGTAGGCATCCTGCTGGCTTCGGGGCTTATTGCCGGAGAAGCACTTACAGGCCTTGCTTTCGCCCCCTTCCGGATTGCCGGCATTGACCTGAGCCAGAAATGGTATGAACCCCATGTGCTGATCGGGCTTGTCATTATACTCCTGATCGGTTACCTGCTCGTGCGCGTTCCCCTGCGTAACGCCGGAAGACCTGATGAACCAGCTCCTCCGTCAGCCATGATGTAA
- a CDS encoding PqqD family protein, producing the protein MKSTSLHDLVPVRIVTRWEEISTPGGIKIDLKIPRFRNEKFARWFLPAGKSPYITLHLDVRGSAVWQRIDGNKTLEQIAEELKDVLGENALTRTGDYCSRLYANGYITFRQLQD; encoded by the coding sequence TTGAAAAGTACCAGTTTGCACGACCTGGTACCGGTGCGCATTGTTACCCGCTGGGAAGAAATATCCACGCCCGGGGGAATAAAAATTGACCTGAAAATTCCCCGCTTCCGGAATGAAAAATTTGCCCGCTGGTTTCTTCCTGCGGGAAAATCGCCTTATATTACCCTGCACCTCGATGTACGAGGATCAGCTGTATGGCAACGGATCGACGGAAACAAGACCCTTGAACAGATTGCTGAAGAACTGAAGGATGTGCTGGGAGAAAATGCCCTGACCCGTACCGGGGATTATTGCTCACGGCTTTATGCCAACGGATACATAACGTTCCGACAACTTCAGGATTAA
- a CDS encoding aminoacyl-histidine dipeptidase — translation MSNEILNLEPRNVWKHFYSLTQIPRPSKKEGKAVQFVKDFGRQLGLETHVDEVGNVVIRKPATPGMENRKMVTLQCHLDMVPQKNEGTQHDFEKDPITPYVDGEWVKAKGTTLGSDNGMGVAAALAILESKDIPHGPIEALFTVDEETGMTGAFALKPGLLKGDILINLDSEDEGELYIGCAGGMDAVIQIPYLEIPVPEEHIPYKLSLTGLKGGHSGLDINLGRANANKLLFRFLNFGNDELDIHIASVNGGTLRNAIPREAFAVVMVPEDRQQAFLEAVKKYEKIFQAEYNQTEPDLKFSAEKTEKPERILNPSGQTRLIKSVYGCPNGVIRMSDSVPGLVETSTNLAVVRTEKGGAIVQCLLRSSVDSAKEDVGQMIRSVFELAGAEVKLEGGYPGWKPNPDSAILKTMKNVYKNMFGKEPEVKAVHAGLECGLIGGIYPNMDMISCGPTIRHPHSPDEKVHIPSVEKFWKFLVETLKNIPAK, via the coding sequence ATGAGCAATGAAATACTGAATCTCGAACCGCGGAATGTGTGGAAGCACTTCTACAGCCTTACCCAGATTCCGCGTCCTTCAAAAAAGGAAGGAAAAGCTGTTCAGTTTGTAAAGGACTTTGGCCGGCAGCTTGGCCTGGAAACACATGTAGATGAGGTGGGTAATGTGGTGATCAGGAAACCGGCCACCCCCGGTATGGAAAACAGGAAAATGGTTACCCTGCAGTGCCATCTCGACATGGTTCCCCAGAAAAATGAGGGAACACAGCATGACTTCGAAAAGGATCCTATCACCCCGTATGTTGACGGCGAATGGGTAAAGGCAAAGGGCACAACCCTCGGCTCCGATAACGGGATGGGTGTTGCTGCGGCCCTTGCTATCCTCGAATCGAAAGACATTCCGCATGGCCCCATCGAAGCCCTGTTTACAGTGGACGAAGAAACGGGCATGACCGGAGCGTTTGCCCTTAAACCCGGACTCCTGAAAGGCGATATCCTCATCAACCTCGATTCGGAAGACGAGGGCGAACTGTACATTGGCTGTGCCGGCGGTATGGATGCTGTTATTCAGATTCCTTACCTTGAAATTCCTGTTCCCGAAGAACATATACCCTACAAACTCTCACTCACCGGGCTAAAAGGCGGGCATTCAGGCCTCGATATAAACCTGGGCCGTGCCAATGCAAATAAGCTGCTGTTCCGCTTCCTGAACTTCGGGAATGATGAACTCGACATCCACATTGCTTCCGTTAACGGCGGAACCCTGCGCAATGCCATCCCCAGGGAAGCCTTTGCCGTGGTTATGGTACCGGAAGACCGTCAGCAGGCATTTCTTGAAGCAGTTAAAAAATATGAAAAAATCTTCCAGGCAGAATATAACCAGACGGAACCGGATCTTAAGTTCTCTGCAGAAAAAACGGAAAAACCTGAACGCATACTAAACCCCTCAGGGCAAACCAGGCTGATCAAATCGGTCTACGGATGCCCGAACGGAGTAATACGCATGAGCGACAGCGTGCCCGGACTGGTGGAAACATCCACCAACCTTGCTGTTGTAAGAACTGAAAAAGGAGGAGCCATAGTCCAGTGCCTCCTGAGAAGTTCTGTCGATTCAGCTAAGGAAGACGTGGGGCAGATGATCAGAAGCGTCTTTGAACTGGCCGGGGCTGAAGTAAAACTCGAAGGAGGCTACCCGGGATGGAAACCAAATCCCGACTCGGCTATACTTAAAACCATGAAAAACGTGTACAAAAACATGTTTGGAAAAGAACCCGAGGTTAAGGCAGTCCATGCGGGCCTTGAGTGCGGACTCATCGGAGGCATTTATCCCAATATGGATATGATCTCCTGCGGCCCAACCATCCGCCATCCGCATTCACCGGATGAAAAGGTACACATACCCAGCGTGGAGAAGTTTTGGAAATTTCTCGTTGAGACCCTGAAAAATATCCCGGCAAAATAA
- a CDS encoding Crp/Fnr family transcriptional regulator, protein MELSCKNCSIKSRAAARLRDSEIEQLSFNCITASFNRGDSIIRQGVFSTNVAYLRSGLVKVHINGPHHDQIVRIVKAPGYLGLPTTFGDKINQYSVTAIERSEVCFIDMGTFKQLLKSNSDFAYEIMIELCRNELEVFYRCANRTQKQIRGKIADVLLEFSERIFNADSFSIPLTQEELGNLVDATRESVSRVIAEFENDGIIQLEGKKVQLKNKEILKEISSKG, encoded by the coding sequence ATGGAACTTTCCTGCAAAAATTGTTCGATCAAATCCCGTGCTGCTGCCCGGCTTCGGGATTCGGAGATTGAACAGCTTTCCTTCAATTGCATTACGGCATCATTTAACAGGGGGGACTCGATTATCAGGCAGGGAGTGTTTTCGACAAATGTTGCCTATTTGCGCAGCGGGCTTGTCAAAGTGCATATTAACGGGCCGCATCACGATCAGATTGTCCGTATCGTTAAGGCTCCCGGTTACCTTGGCTTACCGACGACTTTCGGCGATAAAATAAACCAGTATTCTGTAACAGCCATTGAACGTTCGGAAGTATGTTTTATTGATATGGGCACTTTTAAACAACTTCTGAAAAGTAATTCAGATTTTGCATACGAAATTATGATTGAACTATGCCGTAACGAGCTGGAGGTGTTTTACCGGTGTGCCAATCGTACGCAGAAACAGATACGAGGTAAAATTGCCGATGTTCTGCTTGAATTTTCAGAACGGATTTTTAACGCAGATTCGTTCAGCATTCCTCTTACACAGGAAGAACTCGGGAATCTTGTCGATGCTACCCGTGAGAGTGTAAGCAGGGTAATAGCTGAGTTTGAGAATGATGGCATAATACAACTGGAAGGGAAAAAAGTACAGTTAAAAAACAAGGAGATTCTGAAGGAGATAAGTTCCAAAGGATGA
- a CDS encoding NADH dehydrogenase FAD-containing subunit: protein METGITNIQAQIEELKARIAFLENSRKDCLSIAVISGDLDRILATMIIALAAAAMDTKVKLFFSFWSLAALRDPQKKAKNKDFISKMFGVMLPKGKNKLPLSRMNMAGMGPAMIKYLMKKQNVLSLDEMFRQAEELGIEITVCEMSMNLMGFKKEELIDYKHLRFAGAATFVSEANESTMQLFI, encoded by the coding sequence ATGGAAACAGGTATTACGAACATTCAGGCCCAGATTGAGGAGTTGAAAGCAAGAATTGCCTTTCTCGAAAATTCAAGGAAAGATTGCCTTTCTATCGCTGTTATTTCCGGAGACCTTGACCGCATTCTGGCCACAATGATCATCGCCCTCGCAGCTGCTGCGATGGACACAAAGGTGAAGCTGTTCTTTTCCTTCTGGTCGCTGGCGGCATTGCGCGATCCACAAAAAAAAGCAAAAAATAAAGATTTTATTTCCAAAATGTTTGGTGTAATGCTTCCAAAGGGCAAAAATAAGCTTCCTCTTTCGCGAATGAATATGGCAGGCATGGGGCCTGCAATGATCAAATACCTGATGAAGAAACAGAATGTTCTGTCGCTGGATGAAATGTTTCGGCAGGCTGAAGAGCTTGGGATTGAAATTACCGTGTGCGAAATGTCAATGAACCTGATGGGTTTTAAAAAAGAAGAACTTATTGATTACAAACATCTCCGCTTTGCCGGAGCGGCAACATTTGTCAGCGAAGCAAACGAAAGCACCATGCAATTATTTATTTGA